The genomic region GAATGGAAGCAGATAGCACAACACTTTCATCAGTGAGATTACAATCAACTAGACTCAACTCTCTCAAGTTTGTTATAAGCTCCCCAATCATTTGTTGCCAGTAACGAGAGGTGCCAAGATTATGCAATGATGTCAGGCCAAGAGTtgttaaaaaagagagagaagatagCCACTTTGCTCGTTAATTTTAAGATCAAAATTGCCTTCAATTCTAAGAGTATGTAAGATAGGAAGATTCCCAACCCGGAAAGGTATTGGTCCGGAAAGATTAAGTCCTGTAAGACAAAGATATTGCAGTTGTGAGAGGTTTTTAAAGTGATAAGGGATCTCTCCATGAATAGCTACATTATAACTTAGATCTAGATATCGTAAGGCTGTAAGCTTTCCTACTTCAGAAGGGATTTCTCCAAGAAGAGAATTTCCATGGGTGCCCTTGTTAATATGAAAGCCTTGGTTTTACGAAACAATGGTTTAATGGGTGAGTTGAATTCTTCTTTGAAGAATTGCAGCAGTTTATTTATGCTGGAGCTGAGTGAAAATATGTTGTCGGGTCCAATACCATCATGGATTGGAGAAAGTATGCAGCAATTGATAATCTTGAAAATGCGAGGAAATCACCTCTCAGGAAATCTACCCATTCATCTCTGTTATTTGAAGCGTATTCAATTGTTGGATCTTTCAAGGAATAACTTGTCAAAAGGAATTCCAACTTGCTTAAAGAATTTGACTGCAATGTCTGAACAGAGCATCAACTCAAGTGACACTAAGTTTCGTATATATGGGATTAATGAGACTTACATTGAGATTTATGGTGGTTACTCATTGAGAGGTTATAAGCTTGGCATAACATGGATGTGGAAAGGTGTGGAACGGGGGTTCAAGAATCCAGAGTTAAAGCTCAAAAGCATTGATCTTTCTAGTAACAATTTAACGGGTGAAATACCAAAAGAGGTCGGATATTTGCTTGGGTTAGT from Glycine soja cultivar W05 chromosome 16, ASM419377v2, whole genome shotgun sequence harbors:
- the LOC114390001 gene encoding receptor-like protein EIX2, with the translated sequence MGALVNMKALVLRNNGLMGELNSSLKNCSSLFMLELSENMLSGPIPSWIGESMQQLIILKMRGNHLSGNLPIHLCYLKRIQLLDLSRNNLSKGIPTCLKNLTAMSEQSINSSDTKFRIYGINETYIEIYGGYSLRGYKLGITWMWKGVERGFKNPELKLKSIDLSSNNLTGEIPKEVGYLLGLVSLNISRNNLSGEIPSQIGNLSSLESLDLSRNHISGRIPSSVSEIDYLGKLDLSHNSLSGRIPSGRHFETFEASSFEGNIDLCGGQLNKTCPGDGDQTTTEHGEPPVKGDDFVFYEGLYMSLGIGYFTGFWGLLGPLLLWRRWRIAYIRFLNRLTDYVYVCLW